Within the Thermodesulfobacteriota bacterium genome, the region TCTGGCACAGGATTGGTGTGGGGATCAGGCGACCCCCCATGCGCGGGGGGGAGTGCCGGGGCAGATCGGTGCCGGCTGCCTTCAAGAGATGCCGCAAAGGGAGGACAAGGATATGCAGCTCACGGGCAAGAAGGTGATCATTCTGGCGGAGACCCTGTACAACGACCTGGAGCTCTGGTACCCGTACTACCGTCTCAAGGAGGCCGGGGCCGAGGTCCACATCGTGGGCCCCAGGGCGGGGCAGGTATGCACCGGCAAGGCCGGGCTGCCCGTACGGGCCGACAAGGGGATGCAGGAGGTGGTAGCGGCCGACTACGATGCCATTGTCATCCCGGGCGGCTACGCGCCGG harbors:
- a CDS encoding DJ-1/PfpI family protein; translated protein: MQLTGKKVIILAETLYNDLELWYPYYRLKEAGAEVHIVGPRAGQVCTGKAGLPVRADKGMQEVVAADYDAIVIPGGYAP